ACAGCCCCGCTTGCAAACGCTGTTCGGCATAGGCGGCGAGTAAAATGGACGACCAAGATGAGCGAAGAGTATGCGATTTCTTTTCTATCGACAGCCTACATACACACCAGAAGGAAGTTTTATCGACTATCCTACGTGGTAAGGACGTTTTCCTGTCGACTACAACTGGAAGCGGCAAGTCACTGTGCTATCAGGCTATACCAGTGTTGACTGAAAAGTTGGTACTTGTAATTTCACCTTTGATTAGCATCATGAAGGAACAGTCGGAGTTTCTGTCTGCATTAGGGATCAGATCCACCTATATTGGTAAAGATGACGAGGAGAAAGCGTCCATATTTAAAGGGGATTTCTCAGTAGTATATGCGTGCCCCGAAAGGTTACTTGGTGAAGAGATGTGGAGAGGCTTGTTGCTGTCGGATGTATATCGCCAGAGATTGGGGGCCGTAGTAGTGGATGAAGCGCACACGGTTTTGCAGtggtatgtatattttatacaaaatgtatgtgtgtgtatgaaATGATCTCATTATAAGTCTCATGAGAGTAAAAAAACATGAACAGAACATGTGCAGATATGACTAGATTGAAAACTGtggaaatatatgttttaacagTTGTTGATATTATGCAATGTATGCTCCTCTATAGCAACTCCActtgaaatcattttcaaccAAACACTGAAGGAAGGGACTATCCCCGATCAATGGAAACAAGCTCGAGTATGTGCTATTTATAAAAAGGGGGATAAAAGTGCAGCGGGAAACTACAGGCCTGTTAGTTTAACCTCAGTCATATGCAAGGTCATGGAGACTCTAGTGAgagaacatataaacaaattcatgCGTATTAATGGTCTATTTTCACCCATGCAATATGGCTTCATATCAGGACGATCAACGTCCCTACAACTCCTAGAGGTATTAGACAAGTGGACTGAAGCCATAGATAAGGGATTGGGGATAGACTGTGTATACATGGATTATCAAAAAGCTTTCGACACAGTGCCACACAGACGGCTAACCAACAAGCTACGCGCGTACAATATCTCGAACCAAATCATTAACTGGATAACATGTTTCCTAACTGGACGTAAACAACACGTCTCAATTAAGGAAACCAATTCCGAATGGACAGAAGTATCATCTGGAATCCCACAGGGGTCAGTTCTTGGTCCACTACTGTTTGTTATATTTGTCAACGATCTACCGGAAATAGTCAACTCTGACATGTACCTGTTTGCGGATGACACcaagatatttaaaataataagtaaGCGAGAAGATGAATGTACACTACAGAAGGATCTCGTGACAATGGGGACCTGGAGCGATACTTGGCTGTTGAGAATGCATCCtgaaaaatgtaaacacatgCACATAGGTCGACACCAGCGTATCATGGAAGGAGCAACAGGGACATATAAATTACTAGGAAACAACCTCATGAAAACGGACAAGGAAAAGGATATTGGAGTAACTATTGATAACGAGCTAACATTTGATAACCATATAAGCGAAAAAGTAAATAAGGCCAATCAGATTTTTGGCCTACTTAGAAGAACTTTCAATTTCATGAACTCTAAATCTTTCATCCCATTATATAAAAGTTTGGTAAGAACACAACTGGATTACGCAAGCTCGGTATGGGCCCCGTTCAAGGTTAAGGACATCGACAGACTAGAAGCTGTTCAACGCAGAGCAACGAAGAGTCTTCCAGGAATGGGCAATCTAACATACCCAGAAAGGCTTAAGAATACTGAAGCTCCCAACATTGTCATACCGACGTGCCAGAGGAGATATGATAGaactttataaaatgataaacggCATATACGACAAAGAAGCATGTACCTTCATACAACTCTGGAAGGATGTAGCAGAAAGACACAGTAACAGAGGAAACTCGAAAATGCTCTTCCCACAACAAGCCAAAACCCAGCTGCGAAGCAACGCCTTCAAAATTCGAACTGTCAAACTTTGGAACAGTCTACCAGAAAGCGTCGTCTCAGCGCCTAATATCAACACCTTTAAAAATAGATTAGATAAAAACTGGCAAAATCAGGACATAGTATACAACTACAAAGGAAATATCACTGGAAGTGATCCttaaattatgtaaatgatgGACCTTGAGTCCGGTGAAGAGGAACTTACACGTTCCTGTACTGGAAAtaaatcttatcttatcttatcttaatgTTAGAAAATTGTTTCtaataaaaaagttttaattcCATGCATGATGATTTGATCACTTCTTCAATTATTTTAACACCCCCTCCCCTCAAGCAATCATGACATTTACTGTTAAGATTTTAACTAAATttacctacatatgtatttttatttggttttgttacattaaaatttaataatttccCCCACAAACTCTATATCTTTATCTTTTCTGATGTTTTACAGGGGTGAAGAAAGGCATGCAGAAAGTGCGTTCAGAGGATGGTTCGGGAAGTTAGGGGAAATTCGGTCGCTTTGCCCAGATGCTCCAGTGATGGTACTCACAGCAACAGCCAGTAAAAAGAACAGGTTAGGGATATGTGCAAAGCTCTGTTTAAAATCACCAATGGAATATATCCAGTGTCCGGATCGTCCCAACATTAAACTAAATGTGAAACTGTGTAATTCTAACATGGATGTTGCGGACATGATGCAGTGGGCAATTTCAGGGTTGCAGGAGGAAAGGAACAATTTTCCAAGACATGTGGTTTTTACCAGAACAATCAGGGAATGTGCTGCCCTCTACAATGCTCTGAGATTACAGATTCCCGGTCTCCAGCATCTTTATCAGATGTATCATTCCTGTACACTGAACCGGATTAAGGAATCGATTACTGCAGACATGGGATCCAATACAGGACAAATCCGCATCCTTATTTGTACCAACGCAGCAGGTATGGGTGTAAATTTTAAAGGTGTATCCCATGTGGTCAACTTTGGCTCCCCCATTGAACTGGACACATTTGTACAGCAAATTGGACGTGCTGGTCGAGATGGTGCGTACTCTGATCATATTCTCATATGTActaaaagacaactggcaaagGTGGACAGTGACATGAAGGACTATTCCTTAAACAATTCTGCATGCCGTCGCAGTCATTTGATGAAAAACTACACAACAACTTTTTCGTCAGATGTCAAAGGACACAAATGTTGTGATATATGTTCAGTGAACTGTGTTTGTGATGAAGCCGATTGTCTTGCTGATCAGTTTCGGCATGCAGCTTTACTCTATTCTTCTACAGACAGTACCAGTGATGAGGACACTGATGATGACATTACGCATGATGGTGACGACACGGACAGTGAGTGATAGCGAACTGGTGAATAATTTCTTGGATTACTGATGATGACAAATGATGGTGACAACATCGATATCAGTGATAGTGAATTCGAAGTGAACAATTTCTTGGATTACCGTGACTTGCTATAATATCTCTTTTGTTACACAATAAGGCAACTTTAATTTTATTATCGCCTTTGAACTGGTTAAAGTCATGCTGTTGCATATGTTTCAATTGATTTTTCagttttatgttacaaaatgaaTTCATCAATAATTCATGAAGGTATAGATGTTAAACTAGGATACATGGATAAGAGAAAAGGAATAATTTTATGTGCTAGATCTTGGCATTTTTAACAAATAGCTCAAATGATATTTATGGGTCTGGAATTGTTTCTAATAGTATTACCCTACAGTGTATTCCAATTGGTTTGCAAAAATGCCCGTTACACTATATATGTTCATGATCATAATGCAACTAATTGTGAAAGTGTTTAATATTGGAGTAAAATGAATTTTTGTATGAAGATAATTAgaaatttaagaatattttgaatatatacatatatgtggcTTTCACAGGCAAATGAGATCTCTCTTTATTGTTtttactgttgatattgatattagtgTGTGgttgttttttaaacaaagtCATGGATGAATTAAAGAAGTTaactgatgatttttttttattgtgttatCTTTATGGGTATGTCAACTCATGTGTTAAATACGACTCGTTTCTTGACATCTAAAGGAGTGCTTCAACATAATTTCTGCAAAATGAAGGAAACACATACATCTGatcaatttatttttgacaaaaaaacaaGCTTGTTTCCTGTGTCCTGACACTCACCTCCATATACCCTATGGTTTTTTTAGCTGAAATGGGAAACACAACTATAATTTTATTTGGCCTCTGTTATTTATTGAaactaacatttaatttttttgaaagTGGTGTTTTTAAAGTACATGGTCAGCAGGTCTTAAGTCGAAACTTGGTATGGATGCATTTGTCAAATACCAATTACATAGCTTGTCTTactttatca
This portion of the Argopecten irradians isolate NY chromosome 6, Ai_NY, whole genome shotgun sequence genome encodes:
- the LOC138326044 gene encoding uncharacterized protein; protein product: MDDQDERRVCDFFSIDSLHTHQKEVLSTILRGKDVFLSTTTGSGKSLCYQAIPVLTEKLVLVISPLISIMKEQSEFLSALGIRSTYIGKDDEEKASIFKGDFSVVYACPERLLGEEMWRGLLLSDVYRQRLGAVVVDEAHTVLQWGEERHAESAFRGWFGKLGEIRSLCPDAPVMVLTATASKKNRLGICAKLCLKSPMEYIQCPDRPNIKLNVKLCNSNMDVADMMQWAISGLQEERNNFPRHVVFTRTIRECAALYNALRLQIPGLQHLYQMYHSCTLNRIKESITADMGSNTGQIRILICTNAAGMGVNFKGVSHVVNFGSPIELDTFVQQIGRAGRDGAYSDHILICTKRQLAKVDSDMKDYSLNNSACRRSHLMKNYTTTFSSDVKGHKCCDICSVNCVCDEADCLADQFRHAALLYSSTDSTSDEDTDDDITHDGDDTDSE